The following coding sequences are from one Verrucosispora sp. WMMD573 window:
- a CDS encoding PadR family transcriptional regulator, whose translation MKFHRRGHGLHEGRMRGFGFPPFPPGPPFPPGGHGFGHGRGGRGRGRGRRPNVRNAVLALLTERPMHGYEMIQEIDSRTGGSWRPSPGSIYPTLQLLEDEGVVVATEESGGGRKRFTLTEQGRAEADEAAQTPPWAEVAEDTINSWHDIRHAGMQAMQALRQVMMTGTDDQRERAAQVLDETRRKLYAILAESE comes from the coding sequence ATGAAGTTCCATCGACGTGGGCATGGGCTGCACGAAGGGCGGATGCGGGGGTTCGGTTTTCCGCCCTTCCCGCCGGGGCCGCCGTTTCCGCCGGGCGGGCACGGGTTCGGGCACGGTCGGGGCGGTCGCGGACGGGGCCGGGGACGCCGGCCCAACGTCCGCAACGCCGTACTGGCTTTGCTCACCGAGCGGCCGATGCACGGCTACGAGATGATCCAGGAAATCGACTCGCGCACCGGCGGAAGCTGGCGGCCGAGCCCCGGTTCGATCTACCCAACGCTCCAGTTGCTGGAAGACGAGGGCGTCGTCGTCGCCACCGAGGAGTCCGGCGGTGGCCGGAAGCGGTTCACCCTCACCGAGCAGGGCCGCGCCGAGGCCGACGAGGCGGCCCAGACGCCGCCCTGGGCGGAGGTCGCGGAGGACACCATCAACAGCTGGCACGACATTCGTCACGCCGGCATGCAGGCGATGCAGGCGCTGCGCCAGGTGATGATGACGGGCACCGACGATCAGCGGGAACGCGCCGCCCAGGTGCTCGACGAGACCCGCCGCAAGCTGTACGCGATCCTCGCCGAATCCGAGTGA
- a CDS encoding DUF4081 domain-containing GNAT family N-acetyltransferase: MLTAPVRQIGESERRAVERLLDLDPFASAQVAERVAARGLAWWRAEGRVLGYGSRRHLESVCWLGGNLTPVLAGPQAIAAFADLLAGEERLCSSIVGRADAVLQLWERLSDTWGPARDVRPNQPLLVTDALPSIPVDPQVRRVHSGELDRLFPAAVAMYTEEVGISPLVDDGGRGYRRRVTEMIRSGRAYARFVDGRVVFKAELAVVTRRTAQVQGVWVAPEWRGRGIATAAMAAVVRDALARVAPTVSLYVNDFNLPARRVYQRCGFRPVGALATVLF; this comes from the coding sequence GTGCTGACGGCGCCGGTGCGGCAAATCGGGGAATCGGAACGGCGTGCGGTCGAGCGGCTGCTCGATCTCGACCCGTTCGCTAGCGCGCAGGTCGCGGAGCGGGTCGCCGCGCGTGGGCTGGCCTGGTGGCGGGCCGAGGGCCGGGTCCTGGGGTACGGTTCCCGCCGCCACCTCGAATCCGTCTGTTGGCTCGGCGGCAACCTCACCCCGGTGCTGGCCGGCCCACAGGCCATTGCCGCCTTCGCCGACCTGCTGGCCGGCGAGGAACGGCTCTGCTCCTCGATCGTCGGGCGCGCCGACGCCGTGCTGCAACTGTGGGAGCGGCTCTCCGACACCTGGGGACCGGCCCGCGACGTACGCCCGAACCAGCCGTTGCTGGTCACCGACGCGCTGCCCTCGATCCCCGTCGACCCGCAGGTACGCCGGGTGCACAGCGGCGAACTCGACAGGCTCTTCCCGGCGGCCGTGGCGATGTACACCGAGGAGGTCGGCATCTCACCGTTGGTCGACGACGGCGGGCGCGGGTACCGGCGCCGGGTCACCGAGATGATCCGCTCGGGTCGGGCGTACGCCCGCTTCGTCGACGGCCGGGTGGTGTTCAAGGCCGAACTGGCGGTCGTCACCCGGCGCACCGCGCAGGTCCAGGGGGTGTGGGTGGCACCCGAGTGGCGCGGGCGGGGCATCGCCACCGCCGCGATGGCGGCGGTGGTCCGTGACGCGCTGGCCCGGGTCGCCCCGACGGTCAGCCTGTACGTCAACGACTTCAACCTGCCCGCCCGGCGGGTCTACCAGCGCTGCGGCTTCCGCCCGGTCGGCGCGCTGGCGACCGTGCTGTTCTGA
- a CDS encoding ABC transporter ATP-binding protein — protein MRLLRDLWVTSSRRMTLVVVLILLGGIGQAATAALAGPVLLNRSVGFFLLLSVALVAAVVSDLVVSLVMAGVTADWSADLRRRLCRVALGQPVPTLETTPVGEMLDRIDGDVYDVASGVRGPGVRLAQALAVGLLSTLVALTVWWPAGIGMLLLCVLLAVTLRRPAARIAPARMHEEAAWSDLAAVMEEAIHGQDDVRTSLARPYVLRLYARRAAEVLRRGLRVWQMSAQVNTVAAGVTRAGVAVVVLGGVWALTTGRVDAARMTAIWLLALSLGMTVEHVSRMVPEVQYALGAWGRVQLLSAAPQEPIGGAAPSDGDLVIRDLTYRYPSTGPDADRGPALRDIDLTFVRGRSYALVGRTGSGKSTLAKLLTRAVDVPPGTVLLGGRDVLDLDVEQLRRWIAVVPQRTEILAGTLAENVALFDPELLDAAARALDELGLANWIAELPAGLNTRLGEGGHVLSAGQEQLVAFARILVRDPHVVILDEATARLDPVTETRVQQATERLLHDRIGIVIAHRLSSVSRCDEVVVLADGAVVEAAPLAESRRFAELLAAGHAGGVAGDAAGHAGGAAGDVEVDLLAGSGWSRPEPVLVGAHPADAAIAADSGDPRGLLIADIRPPGLPEASDPLADAVRTDPPTGAVVPATPVVGPEPVEPAEGRETGGHEVGGRELGGPPLDQRTGGTGDQRPASRARTLREIGRLCLNDPRYGAAAVGIFAVLAILGLDGPVLAWLWADVVDGTGDPWLPALGIAAGLIIAIPAHYWTHLWFPAWWVRQMLRISARLVHGQTGPRRVSRHTPAEVVAQGGDTERVVQLADNVLDQTVGLILLVAMTLITDSVVPGLFFLGTMVLSGLAATAFGPRLERAARDTVAARAAFATALVSTLSAARTVKLAGATRPVLTHLANLDTVRSERQRREIAVQVWARSTPAVASGLFPIGVWALFLAGGLSAGAALVSVATLGAARWFAWTTASLISQVPSARVWTRRTAEMTGIEAYSARVPGVDLAAGTAPAPTAPPRNPLRRLELVGFGVRHTDGTVAVRDVDLTVARGQLVLVVGPVGSGKSSLLRALAGIAPHTGLLSWNDEPVTEPELFLRPNQVGYVGQLPRVLSGTVAENITLGHQVDAAHAVSTAQLEHDLAATGSGLGLLIGHKGTRLSGGQLQRLALARALAPRTELLVADDVSSALDVTTELALWQALRDRGVTVVGSTSKRAALVRADHVVVLVAGTVAAQGPWRDLEQHWGHLAG, from the coding sequence ATGCGCCTGCTCCGTGATCTGTGGGTCACCTCCTCGCGTCGGATGACCCTGGTGGTCGTCCTGATCCTGCTCGGCGGCATCGGCCAGGCGGCCACCGCCGCGCTCGCCGGGCCGGTGCTGCTGAATCGCTCCGTCGGGTTCTTCCTGCTGCTGTCGGTGGCGTTGGTCGCGGCGGTCGTCAGCGACCTGGTGGTCAGCCTGGTGATGGCCGGCGTGACCGCCGACTGGTCCGCCGACCTGCGTCGCCGACTGTGCCGGGTGGCGCTGGGGCAGCCCGTACCCACCCTGGAGACGACCCCGGTGGGGGAGATGCTCGACCGCATCGACGGCGACGTCTACGACGTCGCCTCCGGGGTGCGCGGTCCCGGCGTACGGCTGGCCCAGGCGCTGGCCGTCGGCCTGCTGTCCACGCTCGTCGCGCTCACCGTCTGGTGGCCGGCCGGGATCGGCATGCTGCTGCTCTGCGTCCTGCTCGCGGTCACCCTGCGCCGTCCAGCCGCCCGGATCGCCCCGGCCCGGATGCACGAGGAGGCGGCCTGGTCGGATCTCGCGGCGGTGATGGAGGAGGCGATCCACGGCCAGGACGACGTACGCACGAGTCTGGCCCGGCCGTACGTGCTTCGCCTGTACGCCCGCCGGGCAGCCGAGGTGCTGCGCCGGGGCCTGCGGGTGTGGCAGATGTCGGCGCAGGTCAACACCGTCGCCGCCGGGGTGACCCGGGCCGGGGTGGCGGTGGTCGTGCTCGGCGGGGTGTGGGCGTTGACCACCGGCCGGGTCGACGCCGCCCGGATGACCGCGATCTGGCTGCTCGCGCTCTCCCTCGGCATGACCGTCGAGCACGTCAGCCGGATGGTGCCGGAGGTGCAGTACGCCCTCGGCGCGTGGGGGCGGGTCCAACTGCTCTCGGCGGCGCCGCAGGAACCCATCGGCGGTGCCGCCCCCAGCGACGGCGACCTGGTCATCCGCGACCTCACCTACCGGTACCCGAGCACCGGCCCGGACGCCGATCGCGGGCCGGCGCTGCGTGACATCGACCTGACCTTCGTGCGGGGCCGCTCGTACGCACTGGTCGGCCGGACCGGGTCGGGCAAGTCGACGCTGGCCAAGTTGCTCACCCGGGCGGTCGACGTGCCACCGGGGACGGTCCTGCTGGGCGGGCGTGACGTGCTCGACCTCGACGTGGAGCAGCTGCGCCGGTGGATCGCCGTGGTGCCGCAGCGTACCGAGATCCTCGCCGGCACCCTCGCCGAGAATGTGGCGCTGTTCGATCCCGAACTGCTCGACGCCGCCGCGCGGGCCCTGGACGAGCTGGGGCTGGCCAACTGGATCGCGGAGCTGCCGGCCGGCCTGAACACCCGCCTCGGCGAGGGCGGCCACGTGCTCTCGGCCGGTCAGGAGCAGCTGGTCGCCTTCGCCCGGATCCTGGTCCGGGATCCGCACGTGGTGATCCTCGACGAGGCCACCGCCCGGCTCGACCCGGTCACCGAGACCCGGGTGCAGCAGGCCACCGAGCGCCTGCTGCACGACCGGATCGGCATCGTCATCGCCCACCGGCTGTCGTCGGTGAGCCGCTGCGACGAGGTGGTGGTGCTGGCCGACGGCGCGGTGGTCGAGGCCGCACCGCTGGCCGAGTCGCGGCGCTTCGCCGAACTCCTCGCCGCCGGTCACGCGGGTGGTGTCGCGGGAGATGCTGCCGGTCATGCGGGTGGTGCTGCCGGCGACGTCGAGGTCGACCTGCTGGCCGGGTCGGGCTGGTCGCGGCCGGAACCGGTGCTGGTCGGTGCCCATCCGGCGGACGCGGCGATCGCAGCCGACTCGGGCGACCCGAGAGGGCTGCTGATCGCGGACATCCGGCCCCCCGGTCTGCCGGAGGCGAGCGATCCGCTGGCCGACGCCGTGCGGACGGACCCGCCGACCGGAGCCGTCGTACCTGCCACACCCGTGGTCGGACCCGAGCCGGTCGAGCCGGCGGAGGGCCGGGAGACCGGGGGACACGAGGTGGGCGGACGTGAGCTCGGCGGACCGCCACTCGACCAGAGGACGGGCGGCACTGGCGACCAGCGACCCGCCTCCCGGGCACGGACCCTGCGGGAGATCGGTCGGCTCTGCCTCAACGATCCCCGGTACGGCGCGGCGGCGGTGGGCATCTTCGCCGTGCTGGCGATCCTCGGCCTGGACGGGCCGGTGCTCGCCTGGTTGTGGGCCGACGTGGTCGACGGCACCGGCGACCCCTGGCTGCCCGCCCTGGGCATCGCGGCTGGGCTGATCATCGCCATCCCGGCGCACTACTGGACCCACCTGTGGTTCCCGGCCTGGTGGGTACGGCAGATGCTGCGGATAAGCGCGCGCCTGGTGCACGGCCAGACCGGCCCGCGCCGGGTCAGCCGGCACACCCCCGCCGAGGTGGTGGCCCAGGGCGGCGACACCGAGCGGGTCGTCCAACTCGCCGACAACGTGCTCGACCAGACCGTCGGCCTGATCCTGCTGGTCGCCATGACGTTGATCACCGACAGCGTGGTGCCGGGACTGTTCTTCCTCGGCACCATGGTGCTCTCCGGGCTGGCCGCCACGGCGTTCGGGCCGAGGCTGGAACGGGCGGCACGGGACACCGTCGCGGCGCGGGCGGCCTTCGCCACCGCCCTGGTCTCGACCCTGTCGGCGGCGCGCACGGTGAAGCTGGCCGGGGCCACCCGACCGGTGCTGACCCACCTCGCCAACCTCGACACCGTGCGCAGCGAACGGCAGCGCCGGGAGATCGCCGTGCAGGTCTGGGCGCGCTCCACGCCGGCAGTGGCCAGCGGGCTGTTCCCGATCGGCGTGTGGGCGTTGTTCCTGGCCGGCGGGCTCTCCGCCGGGGCGGCTCTGGTCTCGGTCGCCACGTTGGGCGCGGCCCGCTGGTTCGCCTGGACCACCGCCTCGTTGATCTCCCAGGTGCCGTCGGCGCGGGTATGGACCCGGCGGACGGCGGAGATGACCGGGATCGAGGCGTACTCGGCCCGGGTGCCCGGGGTAGACCTGGCGGCCGGCACGGCTCCGGCCCCGACGGCGCCACCGCGTAACCCGCTGCGGCGGCTGGAACTGGTCGGTTTCGGCGTCCGGCACACCGACGGCACCGTCGCCGTACGCGACGTGGACCTCACCGTGGCACGCGGTCAACTGGTCCTCGTGGTCGGACCGGTCGGCTCGGGCAAGTCGTCGCTGCTGCGGGCCCTCGCCGGCATCGCCCCGCACACCGGGCTGCTGAGCTGGAACGACGAGCCGGTGACCGAGCCGGAGCTGTTCCTGCGTCCCAACCAGGTCGGCTACGTCGGTCAGTTGCCCCGGGTGCTCTCCGGCACGGTCGCCGAGAACATCACCCTCGGGCATCAGGTGGACGCCGCGCACGCGGTCAGCACCGCCCAGCTCGAACACGACCTGGCCGCCACCGGCAGCGGGCTGGGCCTG